A DNA window from Parabacteroides johnsonii DSM 18315 contains the following coding sequences:
- the hisD gene encoding histidinol dehydrogenase, with product MEVIKYPSREEWASLAQRPALDVTTLFDTVRTVLDEVREGGDAAVIRYEEKFDKIDPSTFKGLQVSEQELAEAKELVPEELKQAIRQAKNNIEIFHASQRFMGKKVETTPGVTCWQKAVAIEKVGLYIPGGTAPLFSTVLMLAVPARIAGCKEIVLCTPPDREGKVHPAILFAAETAGVSKIFKAGGIQAIAAMAYGTESVPKVYKIFGPGNQYVTAAKQLVSLKEVAIDMPAGPSEVEVIADESANPAFIAADFLSQAEHGVDSQAMLVTASESIVCPVMQAIREQLDLLPRKEITEKSLSHSRIIVLKDKQEVIDFTNLYAPEHLIIQTTDYIDIAGQIENAGSVFMGPYTPESAGDYASGTNHTLPTNGYAKAYSGVNLDSFIKKITFQEITADGIKQLGGTIQTMAANEQLDAHKNAVTIRLNTL from the coding sequence ATGGAAGTAATCAAATATCCATCAAGAGAAGAATGGGCCTCATTGGCCCAGCGTCCGGCATTGGATGTCACGACACTGTTCGATACGGTCCGTACGGTGCTGGATGAAGTCCGGGAGGGAGGAGATGCCGCCGTTATCCGGTATGAGGAAAAGTTCGATAAAATAGATCCTTCAACCTTCAAAGGGTTGCAGGTTTCAGAACAGGAATTAGCGGAAGCGAAGGAGCTCGTACCTGAAGAGCTGAAGCAAGCTATCCGTCAAGCAAAGAACAATATAGAGATATTTCACGCCTCACAGCGTTTTATGGGTAAGAAGGTGGAGACGACACCGGGTGTCACCTGCTGGCAGAAAGCGGTAGCAATAGAAAAGGTCGGTTTATATATTCCCGGCGGAACGGCCCCTCTTTTCTCTACTGTCCTGATGTTGGCTGTCCCGGCCCGTATTGCCGGCTGTAAGGAAATCGTGCTTTGTACGCCTCCTGACAGGGAAGGAAAGGTGCACCCTGCCATCCTGTTTGCCGCAGAAACGGCAGGAGTCAGCAAGATATTCAAGGCTGGGGGTATCCAGGCCATAGCAGCGATGGCTTACGGAACAGAATCGGTTCCGAAGGTTTATAAGATATTCGGCCCCGGTAACCAGTATGTGACGGCGGCCAAACAGTTGGTCAGCTTGAAAGAGGTGGCCATCGACATGCCTGCCGGTCCTTCCGAAGTGGAGGTGATAGCGGATGAATCGGCTAATCCTGCCTTTATCGCCGCCGATTTCCTTTCCCAGGCGGAACATGGAGTAGACAGCCAGGCCATGCTGGTGACAGCTTCCGAAAGTATCGTCTGCCCGGTCATGCAAGCGATCCGGGAGCAACTGGACCTGCTGCCTCGTAAGGAGATCACAGAAAAATCGTTGAGTCACAGTCGTATTATCGTACTGAAGGATAAACAGGAAGTGATTGATTTCACGAACTTGTACGCTCCGGAACATCTGATTATCCAGACTACCGATTATATTGATATTGCCGGGCAGATCGAGAATGCGGGCAGTGTCTTTATGGGACCCTATACGCCGGAAAGTGCTGGAGACTATGCTTCCGGTACGAACCATACGTTACCGACCAACGGATATGCAAAAGCCTACAGTGGTGTGAATCTGGACAGCTTTATCAAAAAGATCACGTTCCAGGAGATCACGGCCGACGGTATCAAGCAGTTGGGCGGAACGATTCAGACGATGGCGGCCAACGAGCAGTTGGATGCGCACAAGAATGCAGTAACAATCAGATTGAACACATTATGA
- the hisB gene encoding bifunctional histidinol-phosphatase/imidazoleglycerol-phosphate dehydratase HisB: MKRALFIDRDGTLVIEPPVDYQLDSLEKLEFYPKVFRNLYFIRKQLDFEFVMVTNQDGLGTDSFPEDTFWPAHNKMLKTLEGEGIRFDDILIDRSFPEENSPNRKPRTGMLGRYLSGEYDLANSYVIGDRLTDMQLAVNLGAKGIWLRSDDSEAQQLLMENTAISPVLITDDWDRITEYLFAGERRATVRRTTKETDIFVEVNLDGHGRTEISTGLGFFDHMLDQIGKHSGMDLTVRVKGDLEVDEHHTIEDTAIALGEALSKALGDKRGIERYGYCLPMDDCLCSVALDFGGRPWLVWDAEFRREKVGDMPTEMFLHFFKSLSDAARMNLNIRAEGVNEHHKIEGIFKALARSIKMAIRRDIYRFELPSTKGAL, from the coding sequence ATGAAAAGAGCCTTATTTATAGACAGGGACGGGACGCTTGTGATAGAGCCACCGGTGGATTATCAGTTGGACAGTCTGGAGAAGCTGGAGTTTTATCCGAAAGTATTCCGTAACTTGTACTTTATTCGTAAACAGTTGGATTTCGAGTTTGTGATGGTGACGAACCAGGATGGTTTGGGGACGGATTCTTTTCCGGAAGATACTTTCTGGCCGGCACACAACAAGATGTTGAAGACATTGGAAGGCGAGGGAATCCGTTTTGACGATATCCTGATCGACCGTTCTTTTCCGGAAGAAAACTCTCCGAACCGAAAACCCCGTACAGGCATGTTAGGCCGCTATCTGTCCGGTGAGTATGACCTGGCAAACAGTTATGTGATAGGTGACAGGCTGACGGATATGCAGTTGGCGGTCAATTTAGGGGCAAAAGGGATATGGCTTCGTTCGGATGACAGCGAAGCTCAACAGTTGCTCATGGAGAATACGGCTATTTCTCCTGTCCTGATTACAGACGATTGGGACCGGATTACGGAATATCTTTTTGCGGGAGAACGCCGGGCTACTGTTCGACGCACGACAAAGGAGACGGATATTTTTGTAGAAGTGAACTTGGACGGACATGGACGGACGGAGATTTCTACCGGTCTCGGCTTCTTCGACCATATGCTCGACCAGATCGGAAAACATTCGGGTATGGATTTGACGGTACGGGTGAAAGGAGATCTGGAAGTAGATGAACATCATACGATAGAGGATACGGCTATTGCGCTTGGAGAAGCTCTGTCAAAGGCTTTAGGCGATAAGAGAGGAATCGAACGCTACGGTTACTGTCTGCCGATGGACGATTGTCTGTGCAGTGTGGCACTTGATTTCGGCGGACGTCCCTGGTTAGTTTGGGATGCAGAGTTTCGCCGTGAAAAAGTAGGGGATATGCCGACCGAAATGTTCTTGCATTTCTTTAAAAGCCTGAGCGATGCTGCCCGTATGAACCTGAACATTAGAGCGGAAGGCGTGAATGAACACCATAAGATTGAAGGAATCTTCAAGGCTTTGGCCCGTTCCATCAAAATGGCTATCCGGCGTGATATTTACCGGTTTGAACTGCCGAGTACAAAGGGAGCTTTGTAG
- a CDS encoding M16 family metallopeptidase has protein sequence MTVKLKVVMMVFACCSYQSQAEDLNALKVKEYRLENGLTVWLNEDHSQPKVFGAVVVKAGAKDCPDTGIAHYFEHMMFKGTDRIGTLDYESEKVLLDSIAMKYDELAMTEDTAARARLQKEINELSIRSSEYVIPNEFNRLISRFGGSGLNAATSYDATIYFNTFSPQYMVQWAEINSERLINPVFRLFQSELETVYEEKNMYGDFIGGQVMDTLMARYFGPHPYAYPIIGSTKNLKNPRLTEMRKFFEDYYVAPNMALILSGDFDTQQVMPVLEKTFSRIRSGNVPKPEKVMLPPFNGREKMKVKFPIPFIKAMGLGFRGVSANHEDQVALNIAVNLLNNANGTGYLDKLMVEHKLMGALAINESMNEAGILAVAIMPKLLIQSYSSAEKMVWNEINRVKNGDFSDEVFNSLKLEQKRQYASALENIDSRATVMMNLFSQGKNWNDYLNEVARIESITKEDVVQVAQKYFSNNYLCVTKSTGKYPKDNLPKPAFSPVVPRNADASSSYAEQLEKIPEQQVAPRIIDFEKDVKTSKLTPLVTLYTTPNPLNDIFTFNISYGIGALEQPELMQLTNYLQLLGTESLPFEQFRSRLQSIGSTLAFDVTPDAFVMKVTGFDNHIDETMELVGDFIRHAKADDKKLRQIVDDAKVSEKAFFKSGDNVASALLEQVKYGDQSRYLRKLSLSQIKKLKGKDLLAVYDKVRSVQCDLHYCGTLPVEKVIGTIRQHIPLEQTTVASNSPYYRELKQYNRPTVFFIDMPDMTQSIVYSYVKGDPVDDKASRHASRLFSVYFGGDMSSLMFQEIREFRSFAYRTSGRYQLPNHAHKGTAGSFTAMLSTQSDKTLDALGVLDSLIRKMPLKPERVEAIKQSLANRINNDYPPFRSLSEKVAGARMEGFDRDPAEEFLRDIATMDMEDISRFYQEQICGRPVVYVIAGNRKRIDMKKLAEYGTIVKVKKKEIYK, from the coding sequence ATGACCGTGAAATTAAAAGTAGTGATGATGGTATTCGCATGTTGTTCTTATCAATCGCAAGCAGAGGACTTGAACGCTCTCAAAGTAAAAGAATATAGACTGGAAAACGGACTGACTGTTTGGCTGAACGAGGATCACAGCCAACCGAAAGTTTTCGGCGCCGTTGTCGTGAAAGCAGGAGCGAAAGATTGTCCGGATACAGGTATCGCCCACTATTTCGAGCATATGATGTTTAAGGGAACAGACCGTATCGGGACACTCGATTACGAGTCGGAGAAAGTCCTGCTGGATTCCATCGCCATGAAATATGACGAACTGGCCATGACGGAGGATACTGCTGCACGTGCCCGTCTGCAAAAGGAGATCAACGAACTGAGCATCCGCTCTTCCGAATATGTCATTCCCAACGAGTTCAACCGGCTCATCAGCCGGTTCGGCGGTTCCGGTCTGAATGCGGCGACCTCATACGATGCCACGATCTATTTCAATACGTTTTCTCCGCAATATATGGTTCAATGGGCAGAGATCAACAGCGAGCGCCTGATTAACCCTGTATTCCGTCTTTTCCAAAGCGAACTGGAAACGGTTTATGAGGAGAAGAACATGTACGGTGATTTCATCGGTGGCCAGGTGATGGACACGTTGATGGCCCGCTATTTCGGCCCGCATCCGTATGCTTATCCGATTATCGGTAGCACGAAGAATCTCAAGAATCCACGGCTGACGGAGATGCGCAAGTTTTTCGAGGACTATTATGTAGCCCCCAATATGGCACTGATCCTTAGCGGTGATTTCGATACACAGCAAGTTATGCCCGTTTTGGAAAAGACTTTTTCACGCATTCGTTCGGGCAATGTTCCAAAACCGGAAAAGGTGATGCTCCCGCCGTTCAACGGACGGGAGAAAATGAAGGTGAAGTTCCCGATCCCCTTTATAAAAGCGATGGGACTCGGTTTCCGGGGTGTTTCAGCCAACCATGAGGACCAGGTTGCTTTGAATATAGCGGTCAATCTGCTGAACAATGCCAACGGTACGGGCTATCTGGACAAACTGATGGTGGAGCATAAGCTGATGGGAGCTCTTGCCATCAACGAGAGTATGAATGAAGCGGGAATCTTGGCGGTCGCCATTATGCCGAAGTTGTTGATCCAGTCGTATAGTTCGGCCGAGAAGATGGTCTGGAACGAGATCAACCGGGTGAAGAACGGAGACTTCAGTGACGAAGTGTTCAACAGCCTGAAACTGGAACAGAAACGGCAATATGCTTCCGCATTGGAGAATATCGACTCGCGTGCGACGGTCATGATGAATCTGTTTTCGCAGGGAAAGAATTGGAACGATTACCTGAACGAAGTGGCGCGGATCGAGTCCATCACGAAAGAGGATGTCGTGCAGGTCGCCCAAAAATATTTCAGCAATAACTATTTGTGTGTAACCAAGAGCACGGGGAAATATCCGAAAGACAATCTGCCGAAACCGGCTTTCTCTCCGGTTGTTCCCCGGAATGCAGACGCTTCGTCTTCCTATGCCGAACAGTTGGAGAAGATACCGGAACAGCAAGTGGCACCTCGTATCATCGATTTCGAGAAAGATGTGAAGACGTCGAAGTTGACTCCTTTGGTGACGTTGTACACGACTCCTAATCCGCTGAACGATATTTTCACCTTCAACATCTCTTACGGGATCGGTGCTTTGGAACAGCCGGAATTGATGCAGCTCACCAACTATCTGCAATTATTAGGAACCGAGTCTTTACCTTTCGAGCAGTTCCGTAGCCGTTTGCAATCGATCGGGAGCACGCTTGCTTTCGATGTGACACCCGATGCTTTTGTCATGAAGGTGACTGGTTTCGATAATCATATTGACGAAACGATGGAACTTGTGGGCGACTTTATCCGCCATGCAAAGGCTGACGACAAGAAGCTACGTCAGATTGTGGACGATGCTAAAGTCTCGGAGAAAGCCTTTTTCAAATCGGGCGACAATGTGGCATCAGCTTTGTTAGAACAGGTGAAGTACGGCGACCAGTCCCGTTACCTGCGTAAACTTTCACTCTCGCAGATCAAGAAATTGAAGGGAAAAGATCTGTTAGCGGTCTACGATAAGGTACGAAGTGTACAGTGCGACCTTCACTACTGCGGCACATTGCCTGTAGAGAAGGTGATCGGGACGATTCGCCAGCATATCCCATTGGAGCAGACGACCGTAGCCTCCAATTCTCCCTACTACCGCGAATTGAAGCAATACAACAGGCCGACAGTCTTTTTTATCGATATGCCGGACATGACGCAGAGTATCGTTTACAGCTATGTCAAGGGCGATCCGGTCGATGACAAAGCTTCCCGCCATGCTTCCCGGCTGTTCTCCGTTTATTTTGGAGGCGATATGTCGTCGCTGATGTTCCAAGAGATAAGGGAATTCCGTTCTTTTGCATACCGGACAAGCGGTCGTTATCAGTTGCCGAACCATGCCCATAAGGGGACTGCCGGATCTTTTACGGCGATGCTGTCCACTCAGAGCGACAAAACGCTGGATGCGTTGGGCGTGTTGGATTCGCTGATCCGGAAAATGCCGTTGAAACCGGAAAGGGTAGAAGCGATCAAACAGTCGTTGGCCAACCGTATCAATAACGATTATCCGCCTTTCCGTAGCCTTTCCGAGAAAGTGGCGGGTGCGCGAATGGAAGGTTTCGACCGTGATCCGGCAGAAGAATTTCTACGGGATATCGCAACGATGGATATGGAGGATATTTCCCGTTTTTATCAAGAGCAGATCTGTGGCCGTCCGGTCGTTTACGTGATTGCCGGAAACCGGAAACGTATCGATATGAAGAAACTGGCTGAATATGGTACGATAGTAAAAGTGAAAAAGAAAGAAATTTATAAATAG
- a CDS encoding DUF4268 domain-containing protein, with product MYSKDELKNLKLEFWESFAAFCEVQPYLRGRKKIWTLYDTKVKGVELKFDATREGAFVILEVNHRGEEARLEMFERLTWYKDTLETDFPEGLTWDICFVRDTGKQVARIYTSKSGIDFHRRQDWGEFFSFMASQMYLLERNFMSIAEYLRE from the coding sequence ATGTATAGTAAAGACGAACTCAAGAACCTGAAACTTGAATTTTGGGAAAGTTTCGCCGCATTTTGTGAAGTACAACCGTATCTGAGGGGACGCAAGAAGATATGGACTTTGTATGATACGAAAGTGAAAGGGGTTGAACTCAAATTCGATGCAACAAGAGAGGGGGCGTTTGTCATCCTCGAAGTGAACCATAGGGGCGAAGAAGCCCGGTTGGAAATGTTCGAGCGCCTGACGTGGTATAAGGATACGCTGGAAACGGATTTTCCGGAGGGGTTGACCTGGGATATCTGTTTTGTGCGTGATACCGGAAAACAGGTCGCCCGTATTTATACCTCCAAATCCGGGATTGACTTCCACCGCCGTCAGGATTGGGGAGAGTTTTTCTCCTTTATGGCAAGTCAAATGTATCTGTTGGAACGGAACTTCATGTCCATAGCAGAGTATTTGAGGGAATAG
- a CDS encoding DMT family transporter: MGWIYLLLGGVFEIGWPLGMKLAQATGHRFLFLSVSVISMALSGYFLYMGQKTIPIGTAYVVWTGIGAVGTLLIGIFFFHDSAGLLRILSALLIITGIIGLKLAS, from the coding sequence ATGGGATGGATTTATCTTTTATTGGGAGGTGTGTTTGAAATCGGCTGGCCTTTAGGTATGAAACTGGCGCAAGCAACCGGACACCGTTTTTTATTTTTGAGTGTCTCTGTCATTTCGATGGCATTGAGCGGTTATTTCCTTTATATGGGACAAAAGACTATTCCGATCGGGACGGCTTATGTCGTATGGACGGGAATTGGAGCCGTTGGCACATTGTTGATCGGCATTTTCTTTTTCCATGATTCGGCAGGGTTGCTCCGGATACTTTCGGCTTTATTGATTATAACCGGAATTATCGGGTTAAAATTGGCCTCATGA
- a CDS encoding M1 family metallopeptidase, which produces MIYVMFKHFIGIASIAFLSACGSPAPDAALLQPGVSRELAQFRKEHFKEVRYNLFFSIPESREEAVTGKADITLAIRERQPVIIDFRGESEQVASVLLNGRKVPYTVKDEHIVIDTREVTNGENRVTIEFTANDQSLNRRDEFLYTLLVPDRARTLFPCFDQPDMKSLFTLSLEVPSSWQAVANGAIEQVDSTSVTGRRRVYFRETEPLSTYLFSFVAGKLTRETYSRDGRNISIYHRETDPKKVAQCSDIASEVFDALEWQEEYTQIPYPFAKYDLIILPGFQFGGMEHTGATLYTDGRMFLNENPTLNERLARSSLIAHETSHMWFGDFVTMEWFNDVWTKEVFANYYASQMIEPLFPEVNHSLNFMLDYIPAAYSEDRTAGANPVKQQLENMRDAGLMYGNIIYDKSPVILEMLIKKMGKESFRKGIQEYLKTYAYGNATWEGLIGILDKYTDDDLSAWSHVWVNEKGMPEISGVITEGKTLLVAQKDPLRRGLHWEQDLSFLVVYPDGKTEDVQVSFKKEAMFCFKDLKRPAGEGTFVIPNADGKGYGFFCLFENSANACLSYLPFCKDEVLRGSLLITLYENLLNRRIPAELYMEAMLDYLPGETNSLLFSAALGYIGNCQRLYPSNPEKLEQVLWRIVMTAEQPQRRLQAFRQYRSIARSPEAVRRLYVLWKDGKEPAGCSLSENDYISLSYDLAIQMPDKADEIVATQQARITNPDRKRQYAFISPSVSPRKEVRDSVFASLLVAGNRRVEPWASAALSNLNCQLRQKEAVGYIRPALEALQEVQRTGDIFFPRDWVRALLNGHTSLAARKEVDDFFAAHPDYPVLLSNKVRQQADHLYRLHD; this is translated from the coding sequence ATGATTTATGTTATGTTTAAACACTTCATTGGTATAGCTTCTATCGCATTCTTGAGTGCTTGCGGTAGTCCTGCACCCGATGCTGCGCTGTTGCAACCGGGAGTCAGCCGGGAATTGGCTCAGTTCAGGAAAGAACATTTCAAGGAGGTACGTTACAACCTCTTTTTTTCCATCCCGGAATCCCGCGAAGAAGCCGTCACAGGCAAAGCGGATATAACGCTTGCCATCCGCGAAAGACAGCCGGTTATCATAGACTTCCGGGGGGAATCGGAACAGGTAGCCTCGGTTTTGTTGAATGGCAGGAAAGTCCCTTATACGGTTAAGGACGAGCATATCGTGATCGATACAAGAGAGGTGACAAACGGAGAGAATCGCGTGACCATCGAATTTACGGCAAACGATCAGTCGCTTAACCGTCGGGACGAATTCCTCTATACGTTGCTGGTTCCTGACCGGGCGCGTACGCTCTTCCCTTGTTTCGACCAGCCGGACATGAAATCGCTTTTCACCCTGTCGTTGGAAGTTCCGTCTTCCTGGCAGGCTGTCGCCAATGGGGCGATCGAGCAGGTGGATTCGACTTCCGTCACCGGTCGTAGACGGGTTTATTTCCGGGAGACAGAGCCGCTCAGCACCTATCTTTTCTCTTTTGTCGCCGGTAAGCTGACACGGGAAACTTATTCGCGTGACGGACGAAACATTTCGATCTACCATCGTGAGACCGACCCGAAGAAAGTAGCACAGTGCTCCGATATCGCATCCGAAGTGTTCGATGCACTCGAATGGCAGGAGGAATATACACAGATACCGTACCCCTTTGCCAAATACGACCTGATCATTTTGCCGGGATTCCAGTTTGGCGGAATGGAACATACGGGAGCAACCTTATATACGGACGGCCGGATGTTCCTGAACGAAAATCCGACATTGAATGAACGTCTGGCACGCAGTTCCCTGATTGCGCACGAGACTTCGCATATGTGGTTCGGGGATTTCGTGACGATGGAATGGTTCAATGATGTCTGGACAAAAGAGGTTTTTGCCAATTATTATGCCTCCCAGATGATCGAGCCTCTGTTTCCGGAGGTGAACCATTCCTTAAACTTCATGCTCGATTATATCCCGGCAGCCTATTCCGAAGACCGTACCGCCGGTGCCAATCCGGTAAAGCAACAACTGGAGAATATGCGGGATGCCGGATTGATGTACGGCAATATCATCTATGACAAGTCTCCGGTTATCCTGGAAATGCTGATTAAGAAAATGGGGAAGGAGTCTTTCAGGAAAGGGATTCAGGAATACTTGAAAACGTATGCCTACGGAAATGCTACCTGGGAAGGACTGATCGGTATTCTGGACAAATATACGGACGACGACCTCTCTGCTTGGAGTCATGTCTGGGTAAATGAAAAGGGGATGCCGGAGATTAGTGGAGTCATAACCGAAGGTAAAACATTGTTGGTTGCACAGAAAGATCCGCTAAGGCGTGGTCTTCATTGGGAACAGGACTTGTCTTTCCTGGTTGTTTATCCCGATGGGAAAACAGAGGATGTGCAAGTTTCTTTTAAAAAAGAGGCTATGTTCTGTTTCAAGGATTTGAAAAGACCGGCAGGCGAAGGTACTTTTGTCATCCCCAATGCCGACGGAAAAGGGTACGGCTTTTTCTGTCTGTTTGAAAACAGCGCGAATGCTTGTTTGTCCTACCTGCCTTTCTGTAAGGACGAAGTGTTGAGAGGTTCCTTGTTGATTACCCTGTATGAAAACCTGTTGAACCGGAGGATTCCTGCGGAACTTTATATGGAAGCCATGTTGGATTATCTGCCGGGAGAAACTAATTCTTTGTTGTTCTCGGCAGCACTCGGATATATCGGCAATTGTCAGCGTCTATATCCCTCTAACCCGGAGAAACTGGAACAGGTACTCTGGCGAATCGTGATGACGGCAGAGCAACCTCAACGACGTTTGCAGGCGTTCCGCCAGTATCGCTCTATAGCTCGTTCGCCGGAAGCGGTCAGAAGACTGTACGTACTTTGGAAAGACGGGAAAGAGCCAGCCGGATGTTCGTTGAGCGAAAATGATTATATCAGCTTGTCGTACGATCTGGCTATCCAAATGCCTGACAAAGCCGATGAAATTGTAGCCACCCAGCAAGCTCGGATCACTAACCCGGACCGTAAACGGCAATATGCGTTCATCTCGCCATCTGTTTCTCCCCGAAAGGAAGTACGTGACAGTGTGTTTGCCTCTCTGCTCGTTGCCGGGAACCGCCGTGTCGAACCATGGGCTTCGGCTGCCTTGTCGAACCTGAACTGCCAGTTGCGCCAAAAAGAAGCGGTCGGTTATATCCGTCCGGCACTGGAAGCCTTGCAGGAAGTACAGCGTACGGGGGATATCTTTTTCCCGCGTGATTGGGTACGGGCTTTACTGAACGGACATACTTCGTTGGCAGCCCGGAAGGAAGTGGACGATTTCTTTGCCGCCCACCCGGACTATCCGGTCCTGCTCTCAAATAAAGTTCGTCAGCAGGCGGATCATTTATATAGGTTGCACGACTAA
- the hisG gene encoding ATP phosphoribosyltransferase, translated as MLRIAVQSKGRLYDETMLLLEEAGIKLNRGKRILLLSAKGFPVEVLFLRDDDIPQSVANGVADIGIVGENEYVEKGQEAKLIKRLGFSKCRLSLAIPKDEDYQGVEWFSGKTIATSYPEILKAYLTEKGVKADLHVISGSVEIAPGIGLADAIFDIVSSGSTLVSNQLKEVEVIMQSEALLIANNNLSDEKQAILNELLFRFEAIQVAEGKKYVLLNAPKDKMDEIIEVLPGMKSPTITPLADGNWVSVQSVIAEKHFWEIIGKLKALGAEGILVLPIEKMIL; from the coding sequence ATGTTACGAATCGCAGTACAATCAAAAGGTCGTCTTTACGATGAAACAATGCTTCTCTTAGAAGAAGCCGGTATTAAACTAAACAGGGGAAAACGTATTTTGCTGTTGTCGGCAAAAGGTTTTCCGGTAGAAGTCTTATTCTTGCGCGATGACGATATTCCACAATCTGTAGCCAATGGAGTTGCCGACATAGGTATCGTAGGCGAAAACGAATATGTAGAAAAAGGGCAGGAGGCCAAGCTGATCAAACGTTTGGGATTCAGTAAATGCCGTCTTTCACTCGCCATCCCGAAAGATGAAGATTACCAAGGGGTAGAATGGTTCTCCGGAAAGACGATCGCAACTTCCTATCCGGAAATACTGAAGGCTTATCTGACAGAAAAGGGGGTGAAAGCAGACCTCCATGTAATCAGTGGGTCTGTGGAAATTGCGCCGGGTATCGGTCTTGCGGATGCGATTTTCGACATTGTCAGCTCCGGCAGCACACTGGTGAGTAATCAGCTCAAAGAGGTGGAAGTCATCATGCAGAGCGAGGCCCTGTTGATTGCCAATAATAATTTGTCGGATGAAAAACAGGCTATCCTGAACGAACTGTTGTTCCGTTTCGAAGCGATCCAGGTAGCGGAAGGTAAGAAATATGTATTGCTGAACGCTCCGAAAGACAAGATGGACGAGATCATAGAAGTGCTGCCGGGTATGAAGAGCCCGACTATTACGCCGCTTGCCGACGGGAACTGGGTGTCTGTCCAATCTGTTATAGCAGAGAAGCATTTCTGGGAAATCATCGGTAAACTGAAGGCATTGGGAGCGGAAGGCATATTGGTGTTGCCCATCGAGAAAATGATTTTATAA
- the hisC gene encoding histidinol-phosphate transaminase — protein MKDLKDLVRPNVWNMKPYSSARDEFQGNASVFLDANENPFNRPYNRYPDPLQWELKKKIAEIKGVKRESIFLGNGSDEPIDLIIRAFCEPSIDSVVSIDPSYGMYEVAANVNNVEFKKIKLDGKFDLDTDSLLEAANDWVKVIFLCSPNNPTGNNLSRDRLYKVLNTFQGIVVIDEAYSDFSIEPSFLSELDKFPNLIVLQTMSKAWGAAGIRLGMAFASPEIIAILNKIKYPYNVNLLTQERALYVLENKERMENQLRSILSERIRLQTVLPELNCVRKIYPTDANFILVEVTNADTIYKNLVRQGIIVRNRTNVTMCNGCLRITVGKPGENDVLLDALKKM, from the coding sequence ATGAAAGACTTGAAAGATTTAGTCAGACCCAATGTCTGGAACATGAAGCCGTATTCGTCTGCCAGAGACGAGTTTCAGGGCAATGCCTCCGTTTTCCTGGATGCGAACGAAAACCCGTTTAACAGACCGTACAACCGTTATCCCGATCCCTTGCAATGGGAGTTGAAGAAGAAGATTGCGGAGATCAAAGGGGTGAAACGCGAATCTATCTTCCTGGGGAACGGAAGCGACGAACCGATCGATCTGATTATCCGTGCGTTTTGTGAACCGTCTATCGACAGCGTCGTAAGCATCGACCCTTCCTATGGTATGTATGAAGTAGCGGCCAATGTTAATAACGTAGAGTTTAAGAAGATCAAGCTGGATGGAAAGTTCGACCTGGATACCGATAGCCTTTTGGAAGCAGCAAACGACTGGGTGAAGGTGATATTCCTGTGTTCTCCCAACAATCCGACGGGAAATAACCTGAGTCGTGACCGTCTTTATAAAGTCTTGAATACTTTCCAGGGAATTGTCGTGATTGACGAGGCTTATTCAGACTTCTCTATCGAACCTTCCTTCTTAAGTGAGTTGGATAAATTTCCGAATCTGATCGTCTTGCAAACCATGTCGAAGGCATGGGGGGCTGCCGGAATCCGATTGGGGATGGCTTTTGCTTCTCCTGAAATTATTGCCATCCTGAATAAGATCAAATATCCGTACAATGTAAATCTGCTGACTCAGGAACGTGCCTTGTATGTGCTTGAAAACAAGGAACGGATGGAAAACCAGCTTCGTTCGATCCTTTCCGAACGGATTCGTTTGCAAACAGTACTGCCGGAGTTGAACTGTGTACGCAAGATTTATCCTACAGATGCAAACTTCATCCTGGTCGAAGTGACGAATGCCGATACGATCTATAAAAATCTGGTTAGACAGGGGATCATCGTCCGCAACCGGACAAACGTGACCATGTGTAACGGATGCCTTCGCATTACAGTCGGTAAGCCGGGTGAAAACGATGTTTTACTCGATGCGCTAAAAAAAATGTAA